One window of the bacterium genome contains the following:
- a CDS encoding PEP-CTERM sorting domain-containing protein — protein MKKISVVICICVLLLATAAVAQAMDVNLYIDTGPDGWNSTLFSAWTPSAFAAAADGTYVNMGGGAHPGTTIFEAQEAIVFSTGDNGSMLLWTFWLPGKTAAEMAGNIQYRYKYDWEGVDYTTDWSTLTAGTSFPAWGDYTNSSSVSGVVGTIGCSWWANDDYAEPYDTGGTIYDETDAADVAALAQEMVTYQTYFGVDIQVREDENSAWETATLNGQLAVPEPTSIMAILFGLGGIAGYRRFRK, from the coding sequence ATGAAAAAGATCAGCGTAGTAATTTGTATCTGCGTCTTGCTTCTGGCCACAGCCGCAGTTGCACAGGCGATGGATGTCAATTTGTACATCGACACCGGCCCCGATGGATGGAATTCAACCCTGTTCTCGGCCTGGACACCAAGTGCATTTGCAGCAGCTGCAGACGGCACATATGTCAACATGGGTGGTGGTGCACATCCCGGAACAACCATATTCGAAGCACAAGAGGCTATAGTCTTCAGCACCGGAGACAACGGCAGTATGCTGCTGTGGACATTCTGGCTGCCCGGGAAAACAGCCGCCGAAATGGCCGGCAATATCCAGTATCGTTATAAATACGACTGGGAAGGAGTCGATTACACCACGGATTGGTCGACACTTACAGCTGGAACCTCATTTCCGGCTTGGGGCGACTATACAAATTCAAGCAGTGTCAGCGGAGTTGTCGGCACGATAGGCTGCAGCTGGTGGGCAAATGATGATTATGCCGAGCCATACGATACCGGCGGAACAATATATGACGAGACCGATGCCGCGGACGTTGCAGCTCTTGCCCAAGAGATGGTTACATATCAGACATACTTCGGCGTGGATATCCAGGTAAGAGAAGATGAAAACAGCGCCTGGGAAACCGCAACACTCAATGGACAGCTGGCAGTTCCTGAGCCGACAAGCATAATGGCCATTCTGTTTGGTCTTGGTGGAATTGCAGGATATCGAAGATTTAGAAAATAG